The genomic interval CGTCCCTTATTGTCCCCAGCGGCTAAGTGCTAAAATGCTACTTACTGCTCGGAAGGTTAATGACCTGCTTATGTAAATTGTCCAATTTAACATTCAGCCAGCGCCTATTATAAATCCCGGCACTGGGGATTTCATTAAACGTATGTTCCAACGAGTTGACCTGAAAGGTTAACAAGCACAAGTTATGCAGGGCGATTATTGAACGGGCCGCCTTATGGAGAGGCAGAAGCTTCTGACCGTTTAATAGCGCACTAAGCGTGACAATCAGTTGTTGGGAAGACGGCCAATTACTTCTGAGGCTTGCCAGGTGACGAATACATCTTCTCAAAGGTAAATGTCACCATAGGTTCAAATCACAAATTGTAGGAATTGGGAATGGAGaatacaattttggtaaaattagttttgacaaaattttggtaaaatttttgcTTAggtaaaatgtgctttaaaattatttatatatttttatctgttttagaacactggttgccaaccttttcggacccacgtaCCACTAAATATTCCGGCTCTGGACCGCGCTGGGCGGGGAGCCGTGTGGCACTCTaaggtgacgtcatgatgccagaacccgcccacttcaGAGAAACTCCAAGAGTGTCCAAAAAAACAAcccctgcgatccgtacaggggacatggtccatggttCTGGCTTGGGCTCCCTCCCCGAGCTGCGGACTACTAAATTTTCTggcggaccacaggttggcgaccgctgttctggaggaaccctaaggttcagAACTATGGTTGAGAATAGCGGCTCCATAGTTTTCCTCCATTGCTCATTAATTGTCCCATAATTGTCGCTGAAAAAAATTAGAGGTTACGAAGATTATTTGCATCCCAAatttttgttctatatttataaaacattagacATTTCTTTAGGCTTTTGATTCAACAGAATATTAGAAATTGCAACGCACATCGAAATGCTATAGACAAAAGTGATGGGATCCTTAACCTAATATTTTGGTGGCAATCACCACTAAGAAGCGTTTCCTAAACGTCTCAATGAGACTTCTTTAGCCATTGAGAGGTGGTTTGGCTCACTTGTCCTGAGCAAGCTCCAGCTATATCAAGTGTGAAGGATGCATTCTACAAGCTTCAGTTCTTTCCATAGATAGTCAATAGGATGTAAATCAGGACTTGTATTAGGCTACTTCCGAATAGTCCAATGGTTTGTTCTTAGCCTTTCTTTGAGGCTTTTAAGATAGTTTTATTAGCCTATTGGAGGATTTGTGATAAAGCTGTGTTCACAACTGACTGACACAAATCAGCCCCTGGTGCAGCTGCTCCCTGTGTGACTTGCAAAGGCACAATGTACAGACTGATCActggaggagactgaggaaatacttCCATATGCTTGCAACAAACTTATGgtatcataataaatatttaaatatgcatgACACAgacactttctattggctgtcctgCAGCAGGGTTTTTTTAGGACACAGATGAAGGGGCAAAACCATTGACATCAGCACAAGGAAAAAAGTAGGGGACCGACCACTGGGGATGCAGACCCCCTGCACCTAGAAATGGTCATTTCAATGGACCTGGAATGTAGattcatgtaaaaaatgaaaaaaaaataaaaataaaataaagggggttaggttttttaaattctaattttctAATGCAACAACTCAACATTAATGCATCCTATTTCAAGCCGAGACATTTTTAAATTCAGAAACCTTTGCACACATCAGTTGGAAAAACTGCAAACCCCTCCTAtcgtgtgttacttcccccacctactagattgtaagctcttcggggcagggtcctctcctcctcctgtgtcactgtctgtatctgtctgtctttgcaacccctattggcactatataaatcatgtttattattattattatttttattattaataataataataataataataataataatattaattaatgtacagcgctgtgtaatatgttggcactatatcctgtttattactactactactactactactaatattaataataataataataataataataataataataataaaaaaaccaaCAAATCACAAATGCTGCTCACTAAATACTGTAACTTCAGCCTCTCAACCACCAGATGGCGCTGTTATATAGAAAGGGAAAGATTCCCTCGTGAAAGATGGCCGCGCGACAGACAGCAGGCGATCATGTGACAGGATGTGTATCAGCGCTGAACTCCGCCCCTCCCGGAATACCAAAGGAGAAGCACGTGTGTGACCAGGGTAACGATGGATGTGTCGGTGGAGGGCGCTGCAGGTATGGTGGCCCCAGGGTCAGACTGTGTGTGTAGGGGGGCTTATTGGGTGACCCCTGAGTCAGTTTGGAACGGAAGGTTCTGGGTTGGGGTGACTTTAAGCGGACCTGTTAGTGACAACATGTACTAGCATATATAATGCGGTGTCACTGCTCTCCATGTGAGTCCAGCACAGCTCATAACTGCTCGTTCAGATTTGTATAATCTTCTAGTGTGTTATCATCCCCTATATTGAGGTGATTACCTGATACAGTGTCCAAGaagattaaagaggacctgtcactccAATGCAGGTCAAAGCACAGAAATATCTgagtatatgatatatattgaaTGTATCACAGCAAGGAAGAGTTAAACTCCTAAATCtgaatattattttgctttttgtgcgACTTTAGGGAGATTtcaccatcacttcctgtccaaaaTCCACAGCAGGAAATGGAGAAATCTCCTCATATTCTTCATCTCAGGGAGGCGACCCCATTGCAGGATTTCCCCTCATCTATTGCTCGGGTGACAACCCAAAATGTTAGGTATGCAGCCTTTCTGGCAGCCAGGACAAAGGAGGCAAATATCCCCATTGggtcatatgttattattattattattattattacacagtatttatatagtgctgacatattatgcagtgttgtacaaagtccatagtcatgtcactagctgtccctcaagggggtcacaatccaatgtccctaccatatgtcattaatacagtctaaggtcaattttgtggggaagccaattaacataactgcatgtttttggtgatgtgggaggaaaccgcagtacccggaggaaagcaacacaaacacagggatgtcctgcaaactccatgcagatagtgtcctggctgggattcaatcctgggacctagcgctgcaaaggccagagtgctaaccactgagcaaccgtGTTTTCCAATTACGTAGGAATGctctttaaatatttactatgttTTCATTTGCGGGAATCATTTTACCATTTCAGGTGCCTCCTGCTCATTTGATGCATTGATTCCCTAGTGCAGCCccctccttttttccctttttttttcttggggtgTCCAATTGTGCCCCACCCCCTCCTTTTTCATAACTAGTGGGAGCCACCATGAGATAAAGAACAGTCTGTTCAGAgcaaaaagttttgtgttttacaatcactgaatttaaaaatataacgatccacaaaaagaaaaattattattattaaacaggatttatatagcgctaacatatttcgcagcgttgtacattaaataggggttgcacatgacagacagatacagtgacacaggaggagaggactctgccacgaaaagcttacaatctagtggggggggggatatggaatgctgGGGAGTTGTGAGGGTTTTaatagacagaaaaagatgggtaggcaagtttaaaaaaaatggggtttcagggctcttttaaatgagcagaaagtaggagcaagccgaataggacgaggaagaccattccagggagtcgtggcagtcttggagccgtgtgtgtgatgaggttatgagtgaggaagtcattagtaggtcattggaggagcgtagagcacggctaggggagtatttttctatcaggtcagaaatgtaagtgggacaagaactgtggggggatttgaaggcaaagcacaggagcttgaatttgattctaaggtgaaatggaagccaatgaagagaactacaaagaggtaggtgggtaggatggatgaatctggctgcagcattcataatagattgcatGCAAAAACCAATTCCCAGCTGGTAGAGGTTGGAATAGCGGTTGAGGCTGCTGCAGCTCACCACAGGTCTGTCTTGCCCCTTAGTCTGTTTGACATTTGTGCCTGAAGATGTAAAAATTGATTTCTGCCACAGGTTCCGAAGGGAGCTCCGATTATGCCGATGACAATTTCTCATCAGACGCAGATGTCGATGAACCCGATGGCCCTGAGAACGAATCAGCAGATGAAGTGGAGTCTGATGGAGATCCCAACAAAGGCTGGGCCGATGCTATGGCCAAAATTCTTAACAAAAAGATCTCCGACAAAGCCAGCACCATCCTGGTGAAGAGCAAAGCCCTGGAGAAAGAGAAGGAACGGGAGAGGCTGGAGAAGTTGGAAAAGAGGAAAGAGGTGAGAGGGGAATTGGGAGGCCGGAGTCTGTGATGGATAGGAATGGCTCATTGGCCAAGGTAGTCAGGACCCTTAACGAGATCACGACTCTGACCTCTCCTACTTTGAGTTATGGGTGGAACCTGGTGGGGTCAATCTCTGTTTTTGAGGTAAGTTGGGGTACAAGTTTCATAAAAACACCAACATGGCCAACACCAAATGGTAAAGTAAGCTAACCCCACATGGTAAAAGCGTCATCAGATAGGAAGTCAAAGTTCCTCTTCCAGACTCTCAAGTCCATGTGTCTCCTATTAGAATGGGTaacatttttggctttttggTGTAGGGAAGAAATATTATCATGAAGAATAGCCAAAAATTGGGAGAAATCTTTCCTCTCCAGAAAAGATGTCAGCATTGCATGATAACACGTCTATGCCTGGTGACGACGGCTGTAAAATTTTTGGTTCCAGTAATAATGGTCACTGTGAGAAATGGTGAGAATTGATCTCACAGGAATCTCACGGGAACAGGAAGATTCTCCCTCCCTCATTAGAGAGACCCCCTGTTCCTGGGCAGCAAAGGGAAATTTGATTATTGGGTAACATTTGGAAACAAGCTCCGTTGCCATTGAATACCAAGCCATTGTTAGTCCCCCATTGAGTGTTAACAATGATCATTTTCCATGGCATTTCATAATCATCATCGTATTGTAGACTGACTTCTCCAGTGTGAATATCTTCTCGTGTTTGGGCCCCTGACTTCTCCCTTTTATTGCAGGTTGATAGGAAGAGACAGTGGGAGATGATGTGCCGAGTGAAACCAGATGTGGTCAGAGACAGAGAGCTGGACAGGAATCTGCAGAGAGTCGCTACCAGGTACAAAACCAGTACATAGCATTTTGTCTGTTTTATGGAATATATCGTGCAGCATAGCATGGCAACTGCAGTTTTCTGGAGTTTGGATATATCTACCTGTGTTATCTGCCAGTCTATGTCTGCTGAATAGTAAaactgaaataagaaaaaaattgagaaaattgGGGAGTACCTGGGGGGAGTCTCGTCTGGAAGCGGGTAGGGGCAGTCTCGGCTGCAAGCAAGGAGGCATGTAGTGGGGGGTCTCAACTGGTAGGGGGGTCTCGGCTGGAAACGGAGGCGGGTAGGTGGCTCTCGGGTGGAAACAGGGAGGCGGGTAGGGGGCTCTCGGGTGGAAACAGGGAGGCGGGTAGGTGGGTCTCGGCTGGAAGCGAGGAGGTTGGCGGGGGGTTCTCGACTGGATGCGAGGAGGTGGGTAGGGGTGTCTCGGCTGGAAATGAGGAGCCGGGTAGGGGGGTCTTGGCTGGAAGCGAGAAGGTGGGTAGGGGGGTCTCGGGTGGAAGGGAGGAGACGTGTTTGAGGGGTTTGCCAATCCTAACAGAGGTTCTCCAAGTCTGTTGGAGGGGTTCAGTACTTGTAGTGTGTGTGAGGGTTTCTACAACTAAGGGGGCGTCATtaagcattaaatatttttattgtatcagATCGGGGAAAAATGTCCTTGAAGGGTTGGCTGGTGGccccttttttaaaaactgttatcGGTGGCCTTCTCTGACTTTTGACCTTTATCCTGTCCCCCCACAGAGGTGTCGTCCAATTATTTAATGCTGTCAGAACTCATCAAAGTAAAGTCAACGACAAACTGCAAGAAGCCGGGAACTCCGAAAGAA from Pyxicephalus adspersus chromosome 4, UCB_Pads_2.0, whole genome shotgun sequence carries:
- the RRP15 gene encoding RRP15-like protein, yielding MDVSVEGAAGSEGSSDYADDNFSSDADVDEPDGPENESADEVESDGDPNKGWADAMAKILNKKISDKASTILVKSKALEKEKERERLEKLEKRKEVDRKRQWEMMCRVKPDVVRDRELDRNLQRVATRGVVQLFNAVRTHQSKVNDKLQEAGNSERKRSKLMSSVSKKDFIDVLRGKETKSDQKVKRESKKNTAKKEDSSEWNILRDDFMMGASMKDWDKNSEDDEAGAQPNAGEEYSGSDSDR